In the Portunus trituberculatus isolate SZX2019 chromosome 21, ASM1759143v1, whole genome shotgun sequence genome, one interval contains:
- the LOC123507069 gene encoding growth hormone secretagogue receptor type 1-like: protein MVLELLVTSLGCAGQECGREEKKAAVIPTAVLPTSLLSVTASSRDVAPRNYSTALPDVSFPTYMQGVYTAWCLLLLLVGLVGNVLVPVLVVRDRDLRAASTSIFIANLVVADLLVLVVCLPALLSELYAPPAVWVLPASMCKVVPYVEFTVAHASMLTILAISVERYRAICHPLTAAASCSRARAALACLLVWVLATCITSPVIALTEYSYVEYIDHSLVPVCYTRVDSLWAKVFVVTSMAALFFLPLVVLVLLYWRIARQLLLDDEQLCKDKPNPHLHARKQVVVMLGTVVVVFFVCLLPHRIFSLWYIFITEETEDSISEEVYFNMLYAFRILVYVNSAINPVLYNVTSSKFRGAFFRLLGLQRGDPLHHTHTTTATAHNTTITGGSSVRNSLMKSSWRGQKLLVQCSYTCMWQEGECHPLVEHQSHSPAIWGHTNLTSQLTSPAASPFLPRDCSRPASRQMESFV from the exons ATGGTCCtggagctgctggtgacgtcGCTGGGCTGTGCGGGACaggagtgtgggagggaggagaaaaaggcggCGGTGATACCCACGGCTGTGCTGCCCACCTCCCTGCTCTCCGTCACGGCCTCCTCCAGGGATGTCGCTCCCAGGAACTACTCCACCGCCCTGCCCGATGTATCCTTCCCCACTTACATGCAAGGGGTGTACACGGCCTGgtgcctcctgctgctgcttgtaGGGCTG GTGGGGAACGTGTTGGtgccggtgctggtggtgcGGGACAGGGACCTGCGAGCCGCCTCCACCAGCATCTTCATCGCCAACCTTGTAGTGGCGGACctgttggtgctggtggtttGTCTCCCCGCCCTCCTCTCTGAGCTGTACGCGCCCCCAGCAGTATGGGTCCTCCCGGCCTCCATGT GCAAAGTGGTGCCCTACGTGGAATTCACCGTCGCCCACGCCTCCATGCTCACCATCCTGGCCATCTCTGTAGAGCGTTACCGGGCCATCTGTCACCCGCTGACTGCCGCTGCCTCCTGCAGTAGGGCCCGTGCTGCCCTGGCGTGCCTGCTGGTGTGGGTCCTCGCCACCTGCATCACAAG CCCAGTGATTGCCCTCACAGAGTACTCCTACGTCGAGTACATCGACCACTCTCTGGTGCCCGTCTGCTACACGCGCGTCGACTCACTCTGGGCTAAG GTGTTCGTAGTGACGTCTATGGCCGCGCTGTTCTTCCTGCCGCTGGTGGTACTCGTGCTGCTGTACTGGAGGATTGCGAGGCAGCTGCTCCTGGATGATGAGCAGCTATGTAAGGACAAACCCAACCCACACCTACACGCAAGAAAGCAG gtggtggtgatgctgggcacggtggtggtggtgttcttcgTATGTTTGCTCCCCCACCGCATCTTCAGCCTGTGGTACATCTTCATCACGGAAGAGACCGAGGACTCCATCAGTGAG GAGGTGTACTTCAACATGCTCTACGCTTTCCGCATTCTCGTGTACGTCAACTCCGCCATCAACCCGGTGCTGTACAACGTCACCTCCTCCAAATTCAGAGGTGCCTTCTTCAG ACTGCTGGGGCTGCAGCGTGGAGACccactgcatcacacacacacaaccaccgccACGGCACACAACACTACCATAACGGGAGGCAGCAGCGTGCGCAACAGTCTGATGAAGTCGTCATGGCGAGGTCAGAAACTGTTGGTGCAGTGCAGTTACACCTGCATGTGGCAAGAAGGAGAGTGTCATCCCCTGGTGGAGCATCAGTCGCACAGTCCGGCCATCTGGGGTCACACCAACCTCACCAGCCAACTTACAAGTCCCGCCGCCAGTCCCTTCCTGCCCCGTGACTGTTCCCGGCCCGCCTCCAGACAGATGGAAAGTTTTGTGTAA